A region from the Paenibacillus humicola genome encodes:
- a CDS encoding zinc-dependent alcohol dehydrogenase family protein: MKVFEIQGGFGLEHVQSVEREIPVPGPGEVLIRLRAVSLNSRDIGVINGVYEPNLKMPLIPLSHGVGEVVSMGGRSNKFKPGDRVSAIFTQSWISDEPTQANWGSTLGSPLQGLLAEYAVLPEEGLVRVPEHLTDEEAAALPCAGVTAWHAIVEEGRVKPGDSVVIQGTSGVSLFALQFAKLHGANVIITSSSDEKLERAKSLGADYGINYKLSPDWDKAVLEQTHDRGADLILDLGGAATLNRSLSALIVGGQISIVGLLSGARAELDIVPALLKKARLQAINVGSRSMFENMNQAIEQSGLRPVIDRVFPFDQSIEANSVFWTGNTLWESLYLNVMIRSSDEGLPWQALLSLLLICHPCLARTDFVARKRDVEAQRIRAADQSIQSWPLRSGRLD, translated from the coding sequence ATGAAAGTATTCGAAATTCAAGGCGGATTCGGTCTTGAACATGTACAATCCGTCGAACGTGAAATTCCGGTTCCCGGACCAGGTGAAGTTCTTATCCGCTTGCGTGCGGTTTCACTTAATTCCCGTGATATTGGTGTAATTAACGGAGTGTATGAACCGAACCTGAAAATGCCGCTTATCCCGTTATCCCATGGTGTCGGTGAAGTCGTAAGCATGGGGGGACGCTCCAATAAATTCAAACCGGGAGACCGGGTCAGCGCTATATTTACCCAAAGTTGGATTTCCGATGAACCGACACAGGCGAACTGGGGCAGCACATTGGGGTCTCCGTTGCAAGGGCTTCTTGCAGAATATGCCGTTTTGCCGGAGGAAGGTTTGGTCCGTGTCCCTGAACATTTGACGGACGAAGAGGCTGCTGCCCTTCCTTGCGCAGGAGTGACGGCGTGGCATGCTATCGTCGAGGAAGGCAGAGTCAAGCCCGGAGATTCAGTCGTCATTCAAGGCACAAGCGGTGTCTCCTTGTTCGCGTTGCAATTCGCCAAGCTGCATGGTGCCAATGTGATCATCACTTCGAGCAGCGACGAAAAGCTGGAGAGAGCCAAGTCACTTGGAGCGGATTACGGCATCAATTATAAGCTGTCACCCGATTGGGACAAGGCCGTTCTGGAGCAGACGCATGATCGGGGAGCCGATCTTATTCTCGATCTTGGCGGAGCCGCTACACTGAACCGCTCGCTCTCTGCCTTGATAGTGGGTGGTCAGATCAGCATCGTCGGCCTTCTTTCGGGGGCTCGCGCGGAGTTGGATATCGTGCCTGCCCTCTTAAAGAAGGCTCGCCTTCAAGCGATTAATGTTGGCAGCCGCAGCATGTTTGAGAATATGAACCAGGCAATCGAACAGAGCGGGCTCCGTCCGGTCATCGACCGTGTATTCCCGTTTGACCAGTCCATCGAAGCGAATTCGGTATTTTGGACAGGGAACACATTATGGGAAAGTTTGTATTTAAATGTAATGATCCGATCAAGCGATGAAGGGCTGCCTTGGCAAGCCCTTTTATCCTTGCTGCTTATATGCCATCCCTGCTTGGCACGAACAGATTTTGTGGCGCGGAAAAGGGATGTTGAAGCGCAGCGAATACGAGCTGCTGATCAATCAATTCAATCCTGGCCGCTTCGATCCGGACGCCTGGATTGA
- a CDS encoding carbohydrate ABC transporter permease: MSFVYRKRLTAADWINYSVLALLSLICLFPFIYIFSVSFTDPDVYVPLKFYLFPPRWSLDAYKYILSTNSFINAIKSTVFITAVGTVLQVIATFSMAYGLTRKDLDGRSVVLGFVVFTLVFHAGIVPNYLIVKGLGLLNSYWALIWPNLTNAWTLIVVKSFLDSLPPELEESAKIDGSNDVGIFFKIVLPLSMPAIAAFTLFFAVAQWNIYFNALIYISDANKWTLQVLIKALVLDSTPLGASGTAADGIPPLETVRMAAVMFAMAPILIVYPFLQKYFAKGVMLGSVKG, encoded by the coding sequence ATGAGCTTCGTGTACAGAAAAAGGCTGACGGCGGCGGACTGGATCAATTACAGTGTGCTGGCCCTCCTGTCCCTGATCTGCCTCTTTCCGTTTATTTATATTTTCAGCGTTTCCTTCACGGATCCAGACGTCTACGTGCCCTTAAAATTTTACCTGTTTCCTCCCAGATGGTCGCTTGATGCCTACAAGTACATCCTGTCGACGAACAGCTTCATCAATGCTATCAAGAGTACGGTATTCATTACGGCTGTCGGCACGGTGCTGCAGGTTATCGCCACCTTCTCCATGGCTTACGGACTGACGCGCAAGGACCTCGACGGACGGAGTGTCGTGCTCGGCTTCGTCGTCTTCACGCTGGTGTTCCACGCGGGCATTGTACCCAATTATTTGATCGTAAAAGGGCTCGGCCTGCTCAACTCGTACTGGGCCTTAATCTGGCCTAATCTGACGAACGCCTGGACGCTCATCGTCGTCAAGAGCTTCCTCGATTCGCTACCTCCGGAGCTTGAGGAGTCAGCCAAGATCGACGGAAGCAATGATGTCGGCATTTTTTTCAAAATCGTCCTCCCACTGTCGATGCCGGCTATCGCAGCCTTTACGCTGTTTTTTGCGGTGGCGCAATGGAACATTTATTTCAATGCGCTCATCTATATTTCCGACGCGAACAAGTGGACGCTGCAGGTGCTGATCAAGGCGCTCGTGCTGGATTCCACGCCGCTCGGCGCTTCCGGCACGGCGGCGGACGGCATTCCGCCGCTCGAGACCGTCCGCATGGCCGCGGTCATGTTCGCGATGGCGCCGATTCTGATCGTCTATCCTTTCCTGCAAAAGTATTTCGCCAAAGGCGTCATGCTCGGCTCGGTCAAGGGCTAG
- a CDS encoding helix-turn-helix domain-containing protein, whose translation MKSYLYRLIWLGCLSVCLPLVLASIVYYNTSMKREIAHIQTNNQNSLDIIEKFIDDAMFDVVEQLSKSALKPAIYESFLTLDESSRVQNNISILTEVSDLLGRNKFIKNVYYLNRNSGLILSSEQGNVSEPYFKYKEDLAALSEIHKSAYWLYLPASRKDGYISLIMTLPTTSQNPQGMLVAQVEVEQINEYLSTILSLTRNESIFVVNRTDQVLFQSNKQTSTDKLVGEQVARATASSALQSSNASVMDVDGNEYFYSYRKSDLGITYVSVISRAEIVKDLGWILWTTIFAVTVFLAMGIFLTIFNSKWAYHPIGQLVNFGRRLSQNRIGTPKEEISYIGECLDYFNTQLQLSSEWIKRSEPSLIERFMQQLLQGDYLSPDSLYEDCRDYGIQTDCMYIVLLVRVEDFGKNGRFQPKDKPLLSYALMNVMNELLGGVSSRNSYVLHDFRGYGVAVLLFDRDAAAESVNQETWTYAWKIQSALQTYLNVKASVGIGRPYPHIADIALSYREAQLALQLRLLKDSESILTYDDGVPEKMTFPKYPHEIEAVITEALVNGDSARFEQGVREFNQFLIRTESYYFVYQSYHVLLATLVSSAEKKCGTALGILEYDLFNQLRAYQSTEEICQWFIDTVLPLYLKIMRENNNTAGKAAVREVCRYIGDNLEKDISLTECSSLFHINVSYLSRLFKKETGVTFHDYLINRKLGEATRLLLDSDRTISQIASMTGFSHRSFNRVFQRLYKMSPSDYRNHHR comes from the coding sequence ATGAAATCTTACTTGTATCGTCTGATCTGGCTGGGATGCCTATCCGTCTGTCTGCCCCTGGTGCTGGCCAGCATCGTCTATTACAACACTTCAATGAAGCGAGAAATCGCGCATATTCAGACGAACAACCAGAATTCGCTGGATATTATCGAGAAGTTTATCGACGACGCCATGTTCGATGTGGTGGAGCAGTTGTCCAAGAGCGCCCTGAAGCCCGCCATATACGAATCCTTCCTGACGCTGGACGAGTCTTCGAGAGTCCAAAACAACATTTCCATATTGACGGAAGTGTCCGATCTTCTGGGTCGCAACAAATTTATTAAGAACGTCTATTACCTGAACAGAAATTCCGGGCTCATCCTCTCCAGCGAGCAGGGAAACGTGTCCGAACCTTATTTCAAATATAAAGAAGATTTGGCGGCGCTGAGCGAAATTCACAAGTCTGCTTACTGGCTCTACCTTCCGGCCAGCCGGAAAGACGGCTACATCTCATTAATTATGACCTTGCCCACGACGTCGCAAAATCCACAGGGCATGCTTGTGGCCCAGGTAGAAGTGGAGCAAATAAACGAATATCTTTCCACCATTCTGTCACTCACCCGGAACGAGTCGATCTTCGTCGTGAATAGGACCGACCAGGTATTGTTTCAATCTAACAAGCAGACGAGCACCGACAAGCTGGTCGGAGAACAGGTCGCCCGTGCAACCGCTTCCAGCGCGCTGCAATCGAGCAATGCCTCGGTCATGGACGTCGACGGGAACGAATATTTTTACTCCTATCGAAAATCCGACCTCGGCATCACGTACGTATCGGTCATTTCCCGCGCCGAAATTGTCAAGGATCTGGGGTGGATATTATGGACGACGATCTTCGCCGTTACCGTATTTCTGGCGATGGGCATCTTTCTGACAATCTTTAACTCCAAGTGGGCCTACCATCCGATCGGCCAACTGGTGAACTTCGGCAGGCGGCTTAGTCAGAACCGGATCGGCACTCCGAAGGAGGAAATATCGTATATCGGGGAATGCCTCGACTACTTCAACACCCAGCTGCAGTTGTCGAGCGAATGGATCAAGAGGTCGGAGCCGTCCTTGATCGAACGGTTCATGCAGCAGCTGCTGCAGGGGGATTACTTGTCCCCGGATTCGCTGTACGAGGATTGCAGGGACTACGGCATCCAAACCGACTGCATGTATATCGTACTGCTAGTTCGAGTGGAGGATTTCGGCAAAAACGGCCGGTTCCAGCCCAAGGATAAGCCGCTGTTGAGTTATGCGCTGATGAATGTAATGAATGAGCTGCTGGGCGGAGTATCTTCACGCAACAGCTACGTTTTGCACGATTTTCGCGGTTACGGCGTAGCCGTACTCCTCTTCGACCGCGACGCCGCAGCGGAGAGCGTCAATCAGGAAACCTGGACCTATGCCTGGAAAATACAGTCCGCCCTACAAACCTACCTAAACGTCAAGGCGTCAGTCGGAATCGGCAGGCCGTATCCGCATATCGCGGATATCGCATTATCCTACCGCGAAGCCCAGCTAGCCCTGCAGCTCCGCCTGCTCAAGGACTCGGAATCGATTCTAACATACGACGATGGCGTGCCCGAGAAGATGACGTTTCCCAAATATCCGCATGAGATCGAAGCGGTCATTACGGAAGCGCTGGTTAACGGAGACTCCGCCAGGTTCGAGCAGGGGGTGCGGGAATTCAACCAATTCCTCATCCGAACGGAGTCCTACTATTTTGTCTACCAGAGCTATCACGTCCTGCTCGCCACCCTCGTGTCCTCGGCAGAGAAGAAATGCGGTACCGCACTCGGCATACTGGAATACGACCTGTTCAATCAATTGAGAGCATACCAGAGCACGGAAGAAATCTGCCAGTGGTTTATCGATACGGTGCTGCCGCTATACCTGAAGATTATGAGAGAGAACAATAATACGGCAGGTAAGGCGGCGGTCAGGGAAGTGTGCAGGTACATCGGCGATAATCTGGAAAAGGACATTTCCCTAACCGAATGCTCCTCCTTGTTCCATATCAACGTTTCTTACCTGAGCCGGCTGTTCAAAAAAGAAACGGGCGTCACCTTCCACGATTATCTGATCAATCGTAAGCTGGGCGAAGCGACGAGGCTGCTGCTCGACAGCGACCGGACCATCAGCCAGATCGCCTCAATGACGGGCTTCTCGCACCGTTCGTTCAACCGCGTCTTTCAGCGGCTGTATAAAATGTCGCCCAGCGACTACCGGAATCATCACAGGTAG
- a CDS encoding alpha-L-fucosidase: protein MASSQLSEHGPASRDVRSPGRRRARYRPVLRVCILINNRGPGEGDYSTPERILPEGNEFRSPAEANQSLGRESWSYKSDEDYYSHKFLMQSIDKILAMGGNYLLNVGPKADGSFPEESIQALQIIGKWYNTVKESFEQALPASALIHKDVVVTSGGDRIERDHVLATKKGHTLYVHLYRDIQATAIVLKPWDILPNRAVLLNNGQELEARVDLIPSHWREKPYLRIRNLPVNELTDEVLVIRLDFDESLSD, encoded by the coding sequence TTGGCATCATCCCAATTATCCGAACATGGACCGGCATCACGAGATGTTCGCTCCCCGGGCCGGCGAAGAGCCCGATATCGACCGGTATTACGAGTTTGCATTCTGATCAACAATCGCGGACCGGGCGAGGGTGATTACAGCACCCCGGAACGGATTCTTCCCGAAGGGAACGAATTCCGCTCGCCGGCGGAGGCCAACCAGTCACTCGGCAGGGAAAGCTGGTCCTACAAAAGCGACGAGGATTATTACAGCCACAAATTTCTGATGCAGAGCATTGATAAAATTTTGGCGATGGGTGGAAATTATTTGCTGAATGTCGGTCCCAAGGCGGACGGCTCATTCCCTGAAGAGAGCATTCAGGCTTTGCAAATAATTGGAAAATGGTATAATACAGTCAAAGAGTCGTTCGAACAGGCGCTCCCCGCCTCAGCTTTGATTCACAAGGATGTCGTTGTCACGTCCGGCGGAGACAGGATTGAAAGAGACCATGTACTGGCGACGAAAAAAGGACACACGCTCTACGTTCATCTGTACCGGGATATCCAAGCCACGGCGATCGTGCTGAAGCCTTGGGATATTCTGCCTAATAGAGCGGTGCTTCTGAACAACGGACAGGAGCTGGAAGCCCGTGTCGATTTAATTCCCTCGCACTGGAGAGAGAAACCTTATCTGAGAATTCGAAATCTGCCTGTCAATGAATTGACGGACGAAGTACTGGTCATCAGGCTTGACTTTGACGAATCGTTAAGCGATTGA
- a CDS encoding extracellular solute-binding protein has protein sequence MTRKWVKFSLPFILGLLVLNGCSGGGAGNKTPGTAEGGKESKTEDSGPVPIEIMTNFTNTIPKLDNAFYTELQRLTNTKLNISFVLDGNDYNSKLDLVLASGDIPEVLKADFTRPTLVNAIQEGAFWDLTPFLGDFSKYPNLRDNMVPGSWNYVKYDGKIMGIPRSRAQIDNTIMIRKDWLDKAHIPMPTTVDEFKEALKAIVKANPAGGSGTIGYDIADATSSPSLNAAFGVADPTYDADGGLMYSYLTPQFTELVAWFRDLYAEGLLAKEFSALTVTQQKDMFSSGRAFAFDASAYYSFVYTDNVKKTQPEGNVVSLQPLKGPKGYGAMLDIGTRGGQYISKKVPEEKVPKILDYFEKTASKELTDLGYYGKEGVHYNVVNGDRVMTDLGKQEITVDTIAAMTPAYSKWGKVAYAGASQAANEAKEKEMEIYGKLGKTDMFGYLYSPTWVDVWPTYEAELKSTRIKAIVGQITMDQYKQYVDKINSDPKIKKAYQEFAADLKSRTQKQ, from the coding sequence ATGACTAGGAAATGGGTGAAATTCAGCCTGCCCTTCATACTCGGTCTTCTGGTGCTGAACGGCTGCAGCGGAGGCGGCGCAGGCAATAAAACGCCCGGCACGGCTGAAGGCGGCAAGGAGTCCAAGACGGAGGATTCAGGGCCAGTTCCCATCGAGATCATGACCAATTTTACGAATACGATACCGAAGCTGGACAATGCGTTTTATACAGAATTGCAAAGGCTTACTAATACGAAACTGAACATCTCCTTCGTGCTGGACGGAAACGATTATAACTCCAAGCTGGACCTGGTACTCGCATCCGGGGACATTCCCGAGGTGCTGAAGGCGGACTTTACCCGGCCGACGCTTGTCAATGCGATCCAGGAGGGCGCCTTCTGGGATCTGACTCCCTTCCTCGGCGATTTCTCCAAATACCCGAATTTGCGTGACAACATGGTGCCCGGCTCATGGAATTACGTCAAGTACGACGGCAAAATTATGGGCATTCCGAGAAGCCGGGCGCAGATCGACAATACGATCATGATCCGCAAGGATTGGCTGGATAAAGCCCATATTCCGATGCCGACGACGGTCGACGAGTTCAAGGAGGCGCTGAAGGCCATCGTCAAGGCCAACCCCGCCGGCGGAAGCGGCACGATCGGTTACGACATCGCCGATGCGACCAGCTCGCCCTCCCTGAATGCGGCCTTCGGCGTGGCCGATCCAACCTATGACGCGGACGGCGGCCTGATGTATTCCTATTTGACGCCGCAGTTCACTGAGCTGGTTGCCTGGTTCCGCGATCTGTATGCGGAAGGGCTGCTGGCGAAGGAATTTTCCGCGCTCACCGTCACACAGCAGAAAGACATGTTCAGCTCGGGCCGTGCGTTTGCCTTCGACGCCAGTGCCTATTACAGCTTCGTCTATACGGATAATGTGAAGAAGACGCAGCCGGAGGGTAACGTCGTGTCGCTGCAGCCTCTTAAGGGCCCCAAGGGCTACGGGGCGATGCTGGATATCGGTACCCGCGGCGGCCAATATATCAGCAAGAAGGTACCCGAGGAAAAGGTGCCGAAGATTCTGGATTATTTCGAAAAGACCGCCTCGAAGGAGCTGACCGACCTCGGATACTACGGCAAGGAAGGCGTTCATTACAATGTCGTGAACGGCGATAGGGTGATGACCGACCTGGGCAAGCAGGAAATTACGGTCGATACGATTGCGGCCATGACGCCGGCTTACTCCAAGTGGGGCAAGGTCGCTTACGCGGGCGCCTCACAGGCCGCCAACGAGGCCAAGGAGAAGGAAATGGAAATTTACGGTAAGCTCGGCAAGACCGACATGTTCGGCTACCTGTACTCCCCGACCTGGGTCGACGTCTGGCCGACCTATGAAGCGGAATTAAAGAGCACCCGGATCAAGGCGATCGTCGGTCAAATTACGATGGATCAATACAAGCAGTACGTCGACAAGATCAACAGCGACCCAAAGATCAAGAAGGCGTACCAGGAATTCGCCGCCGACCTGAAGTCGCGGACGCAGAAGCAGTAA
- a CDS encoding peptide-methionine (S)-S-oxide reductase produces MEYVSFFFLTDRPCTTRVGYAGGTQVHPTYRQLGDHTETVEMDYDTYNSSYLSEQGIGTPKTAHAKRAAQEDNSRGSIQRRGIRISCLNLYLRHLRNLWWSHQYSGHNSLSHFR; encoded by the coding sequence ATGGAGTATGTTTCCTTTTTCTTCCTCACTGATCGGCCATGTACAACCCGCGTTGGTTATGCCGGAGGAACCCAGGTTCATCCTACTTATCGGCAGCTTGGAGATCATACGGAAACGGTCGAAATGGATTATGATACTTATAATTCCTCTTATTTGTCCGAACAAGGCATCGGGACCCCAAAAACAGCCCATGCCAAGCGTGCCGCGCAAGAAGACAATTCCCGCGGCTCTATACAACGAAGGGGGATTCGGATTTCGTGTTTGAATCTTTACCTTCGTCATCTTCGGAATTTATGGTGGTCACACCAGTATTCCGGTCATAATTCTCTCTCGCACTTTCGATAA
- a CDS encoding SDR family NAD(P)-dependent oxidoreductase, whose product MHLKNQVAVVTGASKGIGLAIVKKFVEEGANVIAISRTVTNELAQLIESNADAVKYFAIDLNEERDTQQLSDLLGSAFGRIDILVNNVGAIDERRGQGFLATSIEEWEQLYQLNLFSIVRMTQAALPHMLKQNVGAVINISSINAQMPELMLPIYGTTKAAINNLTKMLAGEFGPRQIRVNSISPGPVVTPLWNAENGMASSIASAASMTPDEVMTKLPEMAGITLGRFAEPEDIANLTIFLSSKQASMITGANYIIDGNMTKMI is encoded by the coding sequence ATGCATTTGAAAAACCAAGTAGCAGTTGTTACAGGAGCAAGTAAAGGGATTGGACTCGCTATCGTTAAGAAGTTTGTGGAGGAAGGTGCCAACGTTATTGCCATTTCCCGGACAGTTACAAATGAATTGGCCCAATTAATCGAAAGTAATGCGGATGCTGTTAAATATTTTGCAATTGATCTCAATGAAGAACGGGATACGCAACAATTATCGGACCTCCTTGGCAGCGCGTTTGGAAGAATAGACATTTTGGTTAACAATGTTGGCGCAATCGACGAAAGAAGGGGGCAGGGTTTTCTGGCAACCTCGATCGAAGAATGGGAGCAGTTATACCAATTGAATCTCTTTAGTATTGTAAGAATGACACAAGCCGCGTTACCCCATATGTTAAAACAGAATGTAGGTGCGGTGATTAACATTTCTTCCATCAACGCTCAAATGCCAGAGCTCATGCTGCCTATCTATGGTACAACAAAAGCGGCTATAAATAATCTAACAAAAATGCTTGCTGGTGAGTTCGGGCCTCGCCAAATCAGAGTGAATTCGATTTCACCTGGTCCGGTAGTAACTCCTTTGTGGAACGCAGAAAACGGCATGGCCAGCTCGATCGCTTCCGCGGCAAGCATGACACCAGATGAAGTCATGACTAAGCTACCAGAGATGGCCGGTATAACGTTAGGCCGCTTTGCTGAACCTGAGGATATTGCTAATTTGACTATTTTCCTTTCTTCGAAACAGGCCTCCATGATAACCGGTGCCAATTATATCATCGATGGGAATATGACCAAGATGATTTAA
- a CDS encoding SDR family oxidoreductase, giving the protein MRIFVTGAAGFIGTAVVRELIGAGHQVVGLTRSESGAHVLESLGAEVARGVLEDLGLMRSNAAASDGVIHLAFNHDFFNFAASLAADLRAIEAMGEGLAGSGKPLVITAHANGKASEDAALAFIEQGVRASIVSLAPSVHGEGDKGFVPQLIRIARERGLSAYIGDGTNRWPAIHRLDAAVLFRLAVESAPAGSRLDGVDDEGIPFRDIAGVIGRHIDVPVVSITREEAQAIYGFLGMVASLDLARSSDETKELLGWKPIQHGLLADLEQGHYFKI; this is encoded by the coding sequence ATGCGTATATTCGTTACGGGTGCAGCAGGTTTCATTGGTACAGCAGTTGTCCGCGAACTCATCGGTGCGGGCCATCAGGTGGTTGGTCTGACCCGTTCAGAGAGTGGTGCTCATGTATTAGAAAGCTTGGGAGCCGAGGTGGCTCGCGGTGTATTAGAGGACCTGGGTTTAATGCGAAGCAATGCAGCCGCTTCAGACGGTGTTATTCATCTGGCTTTTAACCACGATTTCTTTAATTTCGCCGCATCACTAGCAGCTGATCTTCGTGCCATCGAAGCAATGGGAGAGGGGCTTGCGGGCTCCGGTAAACCACTTGTTATCACAGCTCATGCAAATGGCAAGGCATCCGAGGATGCAGCACTTGCGTTTATAGAACAAGGCGTGAGAGCATCAATCGTCTCGCTTGCACCTTCCGTTCATGGAGAGGGAGATAAAGGCTTCGTGCCGCAATTAATCCGGATCGCCCGGGAAAGAGGCCTATCGGCTTACATTGGAGACGGAACCAACCGTTGGCCAGCGATTCATCGCTTGGATGCCGCAGTTTTGTTCCGCCTTGCTGTTGAATCTGCGCCTGCAGGCTCACGACTGGATGGCGTGGACGACGAAGGTATTCCATTCCGCGACATTGCCGGAGTCATCGGTCGTCACATAGATGTGCCGGTAGTCAGCATCACACGTGAAGAGGCGCAAGCAATTTACGGTTTTCTAGGCATGGTCGCGTCGCTTGACTTAGCAAGATCGAGTGATGAAACGAAGGAGCTGCTCGGCTGGAAGCCTATCCAACATGGACTTCTCGCAGATCTGGAGCAAGGACATTATTTCAAAATATAG
- a CDS encoding ABC transporter permease: MERTATTGKRWARIKRNRYIYLMMSAGIIYFFLFKFLPVWGLLLSFQDYSPFKGFFGSSWVGFSHFTELFQSEKFYTMARNTFVISMFNLVFFFPLPIVLALMLNEVRHEAFKKWNQSIVYLPHFLSWVMLVSLTFFVFSSDIGIINKLIVASGGQPVLFMSEPKFFWILLTLQNIWKDTGWGTIIFLAAIAGVDPARYEAAAIDGASRFRQIWHITLPAIRPTIIILLILRFGNMADVGFEQVLLMMNPLVNSVAEVFDTYSYTQGIIGGKISEGIAVGMFKGVIGLVMVVAANRIVKRLGYEGIY, from the coding sequence ATGGAGCGGACAGCGACAACCGGTAAGCGGTGGGCCCGCATCAAGAGGAATCGCTACATCTACCTGATGATGTCGGCGGGAATCATCTATTTTTTCCTGTTCAAGTTTTTGCCTGTCTGGGGCCTGCTCCTGTCGTTTCAGGACTACAGCCCTTTCAAGGGCTTTTTCGGTAGCAGCTGGGTCGGGTTCAGCCATTTCACCGAGCTGTTTCAGAGCGAGAAATTTTATACTATGGCCCGCAATACGTTTGTTATCAGCATGTTCAACCTCGTATTCTTCTTCCCGCTGCCGATTGTGCTGGCGCTGATGCTGAACGAGGTCAGGCATGAAGCGTTCAAGAAATGGAACCAGTCAATCGTCTACCTGCCACACTTTTTGTCCTGGGTGATGCTGGTCAGTTTAACTTTCTTCGTGTTTTCTTCGGACATCGGCATCATCAACAAGCTGATCGTCGCCTCGGGCGGCCAGCCCGTACTGTTTATGTCGGAGCCGAAATTTTTCTGGATTCTGCTGACGCTGCAGAACATATGGAAGGATACCGGATGGGGCACGATTATCTTTCTCGCCGCCATCGCCGGAGTCGATCCCGCCCGCTACGAAGCCGCCGCCATCGACGGGGCGAGCCGCTTTCGGCAGATCTGGCATATTACACTTCCGGCGATTCGTCCCACCATTATTATTCTCCTCATCCTCCGGTTCGGGAATATGGCCGACGTCGGGTTCGAGCAGGTACTTCTGATGATGAATCCGCTCGTCAACTCGGTGGCGGAAGTATTCGATACGTATTCCTATACGCAGGGTATCATCGGCGGGAAGATCAGTGAGGGCATCGCCGTCGGGATGTTCAAGGGCGTGATCGGGCTCGTTATGGTCGTCGCTGCCAACCGGATCGTCAAGCGGCTGGGCTATGAGGGCATTTACTGA
- a CDS encoding MerR family transcriptional regulator, with protein MKIQELADLMGLTPHTIRFYEKEGLLDSRHVQREKNNYRNYSDEATERLKLIKKFQGIGCSLTELKTILQDHDTNARTNQEVIEWILQKINEIERKKDEYDHMLVTLNWMLTYRKLLNEDPQQAEAMMAELRLRINS; from the coding sequence ATGAAAATTCAAGAATTAGCCGACTTGATGGGATTAACACCCCACACCATTCGTTTCTATGAGAAAGAAGGCTTGCTTGACAGCAGGCATGTTCAGCGAGAGAAGAATAATTATCGCAACTACTCAGACGAAGCAACTGAGCGGTTAAAGCTGATTAAGAAATTTCAAGGCATCGGCTGCTCGTTAACTGAGCTGAAGACGATTTTGCAGGATCACGATACGAACGCACGTACGAACCAAGAAGTAATAGAATGGATTCTTCAGAAGATCAATGAGATTGAGCGCAAGAAGGACGAATACGATCATATGCTTGTAACGCTGAACTGGATGCTGACATACAGGAAGCTGCTGAATGAAGATCCACAGCAAGCTGAGGCTATGATGGCGGAATTACGTCTTAGAATTAACAGCTAG
- a CDS encoding winged helix-turn-helix transcriptional regulator, which translates to MRENVESIRSDLSVKVCAKALDIIANKWTVLVVYTLEGGNLRYGEMKRRIDGISQKMLTQTLRLLERDGLVRRVVTLSVPPAVDYSLTPLGVTLVGHLQPLKKWANTVFPIIESARENYDRNTGVTTINSEDDEGKDSNTKSESPFVV; encoded by the coding sequence ATGAGGGAAAACGTCGAAAGCATCCGTTCCGACCTTTCGGTGAAGGTCTGCGCTAAGGCTCTCGATATAATCGCCAATAAATGGACCGTGCTGGTTGTTTATACATTGGAAGGGGGCAACCTGAGGTACGGGGAAATGAAAAGAAGAATCGACGGTATATCGCAGAAGATGCTGACCCAAACGCTGCGGCTGCTGGAACGAGACGGATTGGTCAGACGTGTCGTCACGTTGTCTGTTCCTCCAGCCGTTGACTATTCGCTTACACCGCTAGGGGTTACGTTAGTGGGCCATCTGCAACCCTTAAAGAAATGGGCAAATACTGTCTTCCCGATTATCGAAAGTGCGAGAGAGAATTATGACCGGAATACTGGTGTGACCACCATAAATTCCGAAGATGACGAAGGTAAAGATTCAAACACGAAATCCGAATCCCCCTTCGTTGTATAG